CATGGCTGTTTCCCAGTTAGTGAGAGCGTCCTTAAAGCTGGTTATCGCTCTGTTCACCCTTTCCCGCGTGACCAGCGGCAGCGTGGAGGTGCTCGACGTGCCAAACACTGGCAGCAGTTGGTACAGATCTTCCGAGGTGGTGTAGAGAGTGTTTAGCGCCGCCTGATCTTCGGTGTCCTTCGCGAAGGCATTGTTGGCGACGGAAAGATCTCgcaccagcatcagcagctTACCGACCGTCATCTGCATCTGTACGACAGCGGCCGGTTTGGAGGACTGTGCCGTGCTGGCAGTCTAGACGGGAGGAAAGAATGGCCGATTATAGTAGCACCACTGTGACTGTAAAGGTTTGTTGAACGGTACTGCAGCTTACCACCAGCATGAACACGGACAGTGCAAGCAGCAGGAACTTCATCACGGAGACACACGCGGCACAAAACTGTGGAGTTGGATGATCGGTCGACAAAGCACGGCACTGGGTTTATCAGAATGGCCTAGAGGCCGTTTTATTCAGATCATTCCACACCCCGGGTTCTGTTCGATCATGGCATTGCGCACAGCACTGGTTGTAAAATAcagatggtttttgtttgcgcttGTGAATTGTGTGAGATATTGTACATGAGAGGGGGAGTTTGTTGGAACTGTGCCTGGAGAGAAGAGGAGTGGGGTGATGTCTTTTTTTGGGTTTatttggaaatgttttttttttttatagggCGGTCGCGATCAATCACACGCACgagattttaattttgttgcaaaatgttCTTTTGTTTCTAGTTACTTAGTACTAAAGGTGAAACCCATTTGCCGTTGAAAAACACACTTTACACACAGCTAAAGTTGTTCAGTTATGTCCTAAAACTCCCAAGCAAATGGTCTGAAAACACGCAACAATTCCATCGGGAATGGTTGGctgttttaattttctccATCACTCTTGaccttttgtttgtgtgcaaaaaaagCACTAGGAATTGGGGCCATCCAACGGAAAAAAGCACTGGCACGCACGCACTGGATGGGTGACAGATAAAACAAATGTCGCTCTATAAATAAAAGAAGCAGAACGCATTCCATCGCATCGCATCGTCCGGCTTGGTGTGGGCTCCAGAGGGTCATGGCCATTCATTTCCTGCAAAGCCTTCCCGATGCTAATGTGCACTCTGTTTCCCTTTCTGTCGTTTAAGGACTTTCGAGTACTGAAAATTCTACCCTCCAATCTGGACGTGGTGGAGGACATCAAGCAGATTGGCAACGAGTACTACTTCAAGAAGGACGTCGAGGTCGTGGTGGACGATAGCGAGAACGAAATCGTCGATAGCGAAGGCGGCAGAAGAAAGGCCGAGCCGAACCAGCCGACGGTGAACTCTGCCGCCACTGCAACGACCGAACTGACGGAGACGCTAGACATCGTGGTGCTGCCCGCCCCGACGAAGGACATCGAAATTTATGACAACGAGCTGCTGGAGCCCGGCATCGAGGGCTTGGCGAGCGCACGGCCGGAAGATGATATCAGCGTAATTGGTTTGATAACGCCAACGCGACCAGCGGTCACTACTTCATCCATGACAGCTGCAtccggcggcggcagcagcaccaccacaccGTCACCAGCGACCGTACCGGTAAGCGTGGAAACTACGCTCGGACATTGGGACGTCGATCGGTTGGATTTGCCCGAATCGGCGGAAGAAAATCGGACCAACTTGGCTGCTGGAGTGGACGAAAGCACTCCACCTCCACCGTTCAGCTTCAACAATCGCACGTTCCAGACGATACAGGAAACGGTGCGGCAAGAGTTTGGTGAGAGTCAGGGCCCGTTCCCGCCGCTCGGTGGTAACTATGACgaagaggaggacgaggaggaggaggaggacgatttcgatgacgacgatgaggcTGATGCTGATGAGGGGCGATATCGGGGAAGGGGCGGTACCAGGACCTATGATGCGAATGGACGACGGCGGCTCGACAAGTCACACAAAAAGTACATGAGGTAAGTGGCAAAGTTCGATCGATAATCGAACAAAAGTGGCCCACAATCGGGTGTGGCGGGTCGTTCGAAACTTCGAAGCGAGGGAACGCTTTTTATCATCCCGCCCATTGTGCTCGGCTCTTTTTGCAGCGTGCAGCGGACATTGCTGAAGCATCCACTGCGCCAGGGCTTCCTGATGACGCCGAGCTATCCGAAGTACTACATCGGGGACAGTACCTGCCGGTGGACGCTCTACGCTGGAGTGCATCAAAGGATTAAGCTGACCGTGCTGGACCTAGCATTACGCTGTAAGTTAAGATAAATCAATCGAGCCACAAAGGAAAggcaactacaaaaaaaaaaggatccgAAAAGGCAATATTGGCTCGATAAGCTGCTCTCTCCTCCTCTCGGTTTCTCGTGTAGGCTATAGAAGCTTTTAATGCAACGAactttattttcttctcttccctTTGCTCCACATCCGGACGAACGGTACGGGCAGACGACGAAGAGTGTCGAGATTATCTGCAAGTAGTCGATCTCAACACGAACCAGACGCTCTTTCACAGCTGCACCGAGAGCAGCCGTCCGATCGAGATCGTCAGCATACAGGAACGCCTAGAGGTGGGTACACGAATGGACCGAAAGTATGATTAATTATGTTACAGGCGCGGTGGCAGCCAGCCCCCGCTCGGTAGTGTTGTTTGCTGTAAGGCACTAAATTATCCTTTTCTTTGTTCGCTTTTGCTCCTGCTGTCTGGCTGCTTACGGCCGAACTGAATTTGCGCTGCGAAGGTTTCTGTGCGAACGACAACCAAAGTGATCTATCCCAAGCGGGGTGTCCTGATACATTACACAGGTGAGTAGCGGCAGAAGGAGGAAAAGTGTGgaattatttatcttttttttgtcataaagaaacataaaattgTTATATTTCAACGAAGAGTGATCAAAAAGAATaattttagtttaaaaaaactgtgccgttaatttgaatttcacaTTTCAAACGCGccggttgaaatatt
This sequence is a window from Anopheles merus strain MAF chromosome 3R, AmerM5.1, whole genome shotgun sequence. Protein-coding genes within it:
- the LOC121596251 gene encoding uncharacterized protein LOC121596251 — its product is MKFLLLALSVFMLVTASTAQSSKPAAVVQMQMTVGKLLMLVRDLSVANNAFAKDTEDQAALNTLYTTSEDLYQLLPVFGTSSTSTLPLVTRERVNRAITSFKDALTNWETAMDERSAPNLLSTFKAVENAFLSYGAVVFSL